A region from the Methanomassiliicoccales archaeon genome encodes:
- a CDS encoding DUF169 domain-containing protein gives MTDYAKSAKVLMDVLELKTEPVAVTLIKKGEALPEGYQVPEKNIRHCQSIMRARRGEKLLLTGEKHACVVGGSALGILPIPDKVKSGEFHFNIGMFDTVEAAKKMIEERPQLECGSVMATAVSPLSETKIKPDVVIVTGTPEQMYWLLPVAAKFFQGGKMVVEMEPFQASCAYSTVYPYLHDTLSLSIGCFGCRKSTDLEPSEMLVGIPASKLDEVVAALERLVGPRGKSKIKTG, from the coding sequence TTGACCGACTATGCAAAATCCGCCAAAGTTCTCATGGACGTTCTGGAGCTCAAGACAGAACCGGTGGCTGTTACCTTGATCAAAAAGGGGGAGGCCCTGCCAGAAGGTTATCAGGTCCCGGAAAAGAACATAAGGCATTGTCAATCCATTATGAGGGCCAGGAGAGGGGAGAAGTTGCTTCTGACCGGGGAAAAGCATGCCTGCGTGGTGGGCGGGTCCGCCCTTGGCATATTACCCATACCGGACAAGGTCAAATCCGGTGAGTTCCACTTCAATATCGGTATGTTCGATACGGTTGAGGCGGCCAAGAAGATGATCGAGGAACGCCCCCAGCTGGAATGCGGAAGTGTAATGGCCACTGCCGTCTCTCCACTGAGCGAAACGAAGATAAAACCGGATGTCGTCATCGTAACAGGCACGCCAGAGCAGATGTATTGGTTGCTCCCAGTGGCGGCGAAGTTCTTCCAAGGAGGCAAGATGGTGGTGGAGATGGAGCCGTTCCAGGCGAGCTGCGCTTATTCCACGGTCTACCCTTATTTGCATGACACGCTCAGTCTGTCCATCGGATGCTTCGGTTGCCGCAAGTCCACCGATCTGGAGCCTTCAGAGATGCTGGTCGGTATTCCCGCCTCCAAACTGGATGAGGTAGTGGCGGCTTTGGAGAGGCTCGTCGGGCCAAGAGGGAAGTCCAAGATCAAAACAGGATAA